GGAGGTGGAGGCTCGGCCGGCTATGGATGACCAGCGTGCCGGCACGCCCATGCCGCGCCTCTACGAGAAAGTCGCGCTCATGGCCAATCGTTGGCATGCCGAAGGCCCCGGCGCGTGTGGGCTAGTGGTCGGCGCGACGGCGCCGGAGGAGATGCGACGCATTCGCGCGTTGGCGCCGCACTTGCCGTTCCTCATCCCCGGCGTGGGCGCGCAGGGCGGCGATTTAGCCGCTGCGGTGACCTTCGGTCGGACGCGTGATGGCTTGGGGCCGGTGATCAACGCCTCGCGCTCGGTGATCTACGCCTCGCGCAAGGCCGACTTCGCCGAAGCTGCCCGCGCAGCCGCGATGAAACTCGTCGAGGAGATGCGCAGCCTGGGAGGGCTGTAGCGTCTCCGGTGCGCTGCGCCCTTGTGTGATGAGTAAACGCAAAACGTGAGACGCAAGACGTAAAACGCAACACCCAACACGCGATACGTGACACCCCATCCCATGACCGATCACCTCTCGCTCATCAACGACCTGTTCGACATCGGCTGCGTGAAGTTCGGCCAGTTCAAGCTCAAGAGTGGCCTGACCTCGCCGATCTACATTGACCTGCGCCTGCTCGTCTCACATCCTCCCGTGCTAAAGCGCGTCGCTCAAGCGATGGCTGGCATGATTTCTCAATTCTCCATTCTCCATTCTCGATTTGATCGCCTTGCTGCCATTCCCTACGCCGGCCTGCCCATCGGCGTGGCCGTGGCGCTGGAGACCGGCCGGCCGCTCATCTACCCGCGCCGGGAGGCCAAAGACTACGGCACCGGCCGGCTGATCGAAGGCGAATATCGCCCCGGCGAGACCGTGCTGCTGGTGGATGACTTGATCACCCGTGGCACGGCCAAGCTGGAGGCGCTTCAGCCATTGCGCGAGGCGGGGCTGATCGTCAACGATGTGTTGGTGGTGATTGATCGCGAGCAGGGCGGGCGCGAAGAGCTGGCCCAGCAGGGCATCCGGCTACACGCCGTCTTCACGCTCTCCGAAATGCTCGATGGGCTGGCGCGATCCGGCCGGCTCGAAGCCCACCGGCGCGACGAGGTGTTGACCTGGCTGCGGTCAGCGCAGTAGCGGCTGCGCCCGAAAGGGCAGCACGCATTGCTTTAAACCGGAGGGATCTGGATGCCCCGCATTGGATCGCCGCCCAGGCCGGTGCCGCGGAGTTGGCGCTCTTGCTCGATTGCGGCGAGCGTGAGAGCCTGCATCGCATCGCGGTCGGCGGTGTAGCTCACCACTTCGCCGCCGAGGCTACGAATCTGATTGAGCGTGTCGTACACCTCGTGATCGTCGGCCGTCACCACCAACGCAGCTTTGCCGCCGATCAGCTCCTGCTTGAAGGTCTCGTAGTCGCCGTCGCTCAACCCGAGCGACTTGTGCTTGAGCGAGCCGAGCAACGCGCCGCCGGCTAGCCCGGCCAATGCGCCGCCGATCAACGACAGGCCGCCGGACAAGATGCCTGCGACGACGCCGATGACCGTGCCGGCTTTCGCGCCGGTGCCGGTAGCCTTGGCGCCAACGCTGTGCGTCTTGAGTTCGCCGTTCTCGGCCACGATGATGCCGATGCCACCGAGCTTGATGTCGTCGTTCGCTTTGTCCCACGACTTGAGCGCTTCGGCGGCCTCGCCTGCTTTCTCTGCGCTGGGGAAGTAGGCGATGATCACGTTCTCGTTTCGGTTGGACATATCTGGGGACCTCCGTCTTCCTTGTAAGCCGGATTATCGGCCAAAGGGCGAAATGTGCTGCGATAATCGCGTGCGATGACTGCTGTGACTCAGGCGCATGTGCGTGCACAGACGGATGCGGCGCGGATCCCGGAATCCAATCTGCAGCTTGCCGTTACGCTGTGCGGCGTGCGTTTTCCAAACCCAACGGTGCTCGCTTCGGGCATCCTCGGCCTGAGCGAGCAAGTCTTCGTCCGGTTAGCACAGGCTGGCGTCGGCGGCATCACCACTAAATCGTGCAGCTTGAAGCCTCGCGCCGGCTGGCCGAACCCGACGATCGTCAACTGGGGCGCGGGGCTGATCAACGCCATCGGCCTCAGCAATCCAGGCGTCGAGGTGATGGTCGAGGAGATCCGCGCGGCGAAGCAGTTGCTCGCGCCGTATGGGGTGCCCATCATCGCCAGCATCTTCGCCAACACCATCTACGACTTCGGCGTGCTGGCGCGCTACATCAGCGAAGCCGAGCCGGACCTGATCGAGGTCAACATCTCCTGCCCGAACCTGGACGCGCAGCATGAGGAGATGTTCTCGTCCAACGCCTACGTCTCGGCGCAGGTGACGCGCATAGTGAAGCGCAACACCGACCGTCCGGTGGTGATGAAGCTGTCGCCCAATGTGGAGGACATCGCCACCATCGCCATCAGCGTGGCCAACGCCGGCGCCGACGCCATTTGTGCCATCAACTCGCTCGGGCCCGGCTTGGTGTTGGACATCGAGACGGCGCAGCCGGTGCTGGCCAATGGCACCGGCGGCGTGAGCGGCCCGGCCATCCGGCCCATCGCCGTGCGTTGTGTGCGCGACATTTGCCAGGCACTCAAGCGCGCCGGCCTGAAGACGCCGGTGATCGGCACCGGCGGGGTGACGACCGCGCGCGATGCGATCGAGATGATCCTGGTCGGCGCGACCTGCGTCGGCATCGGCAGCGCGGTATATCGCGGCCTGGGCGTGTTCGACGAGGTGACGACCGGCATTGTGGATTACATGGCTCGGCACGACTATCGGTGCGTTGAGGAGTTCCGCGGTAAGGCACTACGCTGAGACGCGAGGTATTCATCGCGAGGGGCTGTGGGACAAGTCCGTCTGTATTTGAGCCGCCAGGCCGATAGCATCGGCCGTTACATCTGGGAGCAGTTCTGGCAGGCATTGGTCGGCTGGGTGCCGACCATCGCCGGTGTTGCGCTGCGCGCAGCGCTATATCGTCTGATCCTGCGGATGGATGGTCTGGCCGCCATCGAGAACAACGTGCGACTGCGCTTCGCTAGCCGGATCCGGCTGGGCAGGGGCAGCTACCTCGACCAGGGGGTATACATCCATGCCTGCCCGAACGGAGTCGAGATTGGCGAGGGGACGTATGTGATGCATGGCAGCGTGCTGCATGTCTACAACTTCCGAAACCTGCCCAACAGCGGTATTTGGATCGGCAAGAACAGCCTGATCGGTGAGATGAATGTCATCCGAGGGCAAGGTGGGGTGCACATCGGCAACCGGGTGTATACGTCGCCCTTATGCCAGATCATCGCTGTCAATCACGTGTTCGACGACCCAGCGCGCCCCTTCGTTGAGCAAGGCATTACGGCCGAAGGGATCGTGATTGAGGACGACGTGTGGATCGGCAGCGGCGCGGTGATCTTGGATGGCGTACGGGTAGGCAAAGGCGCAGTGGTGGCCGCCGGTGCGGTGGTGACGCGTGACGTGCCGCCACACACGGTGGTCGGCGGCGTGCCGGCCAAGGTGATCAAGGAGATCACGCCGGAAGCCGCCAAGATCGCTCAGGCGACGCGGACAGCGAGGGTGTATCAAAGCTAGTTCTGCCTCGTAGAAGTGGGCAGAAGTTGCTCTGGGCTGCGACTAACAGGCTGATAACACACGCGTAATTCATGCCTAGCGAGAGGAAATGAATCAGATGGGAGCAGCCAGCATATCACTTGACGCAGTGGCGCGTTCTGTCATACCGGCTACACCGGCCGCTCAGCCGCAACACAAGCTATCGGTCATCATCCCAGCCTACAACGAAGAAGACGGCATCGCCGAAATCGTCGAGCGCGTGCTCGCCATCGAGCCGGCGCTGAAGAAGGTCGGCGTGGACGCGCTGGAGCTGATCGTCGTGGACGACGGCAGCAAGGATCGCACCGCGGACATCGTGCGCCGATACTCCGGCGTGCGCCTGATCCAGCATCAAGTCAACCGGAACTACGGCGGCGCGCTCAAGACCGGTTTCCACCACGCCACTGGCGACCTGCTGGCCTTCCTCGACGCCGACAGCACGTATCCCCCCGAATACTTCCCGCAGATGTGCAAGGCAGTGCTGGACGGCGCAGATATGTGCGTGGGCAGCCGCATGGCCGGCGAGAGAAACGATAGCCCCAAGATCCGCCAGATCGGCAACTTTCTGTTTGCCCAGCTCGTCAGCCTGATCAGCAACACCCGCGTCACCGACGTGGCCAGCGGCCAGCGCGTATTTCGGCGCGACGTGTTGCCGCTGCTCTACCCGTTGCCCGACGGTCTGAATTTCACCCCGGCCATGAGCACCCGGGCGCTGCATGAAAACCTGAAGGTGGTCGAAGTAGCCGTGCCGCATCACGAACGCTCCGGCCGTAGCAAGCTCGGCGTGGTGCGCGACGGCGTACGCTTCCTCAATGCGATCGTGTGGACCGCGTTGACGTACAATCCCGCCCGCATCCTCGGCGCGATCGGCCTGGCTGGGATCGCCTCGGCCCTAGTTGTGGCGCTCGTGCTGACGGCTCAGCGGCTGATGGGGGTGACGCAGCTTGGCCCGTGGGGGGTGTTCGCCGTGTTCTCCGGCCTGACTTTGGGAGTGGCCGGGGTGAGCGTGTTCACCCTGGGCATGATGTTCAATTATCTGGTGTCGCTCTTCCATAAGCGACCGATTCGCCAGGGGATATTCGGCAAGCCCCTCTTCAAAACGCCGCTCGACCGCCAGTTCTGGTGGATGGGCGGAGCGATGGTGGTCGTCGGCGTTGCGCTTGCGTTCGTCGCACTGGCGCTCGGCCTGAGCAGCAGCGGGCCGGCCGGCAGCAACCGGCAGTGGTTCTGGATGCTGAGCAGCAGCATGATCTTTCTGGTCGGCGTTCAGTTGATCGTTTCGTGGGTCGTTATGCGCGTCCTGGAAGAATTGGCGCGGCGCGAGGGGCAGGTAGATGCTGATTTGGCCGGCAACGCCGTCAAATGAGAGATTTTGACAGGGTATAAATCAGGTTTTGATATCCCTGCGAATCTAAATTGGATGCGGTTCGGCGCGCGTGCTTCGACAAAAAGACAGAGTGTGGCGCGCGCCGGTGGTGCATTGAACCGGCGCAGCCGACAGGTGCACTAGAGCAATCGCGAGGGAAGGAAACTGAAATGAGCGAGCATAAGTCAAACACAGAATCGAAGACGCCGGCCTCGGCGCCTGCCGCGCCGCAGAAGAAAGACCCATTCCAAGAGGCGCTCAAGCCGCTGAGCCGGGAAGAGCAGCTCAAGCTCAACCTGGGCACCCGCGGCGTGCGCAATCTGCCCGCGCCGCGCTTCCCGGATGCCGACCTGGCCGTGCGCGCTAAGGGCATCCGCCGGCCAGCCTACAAAGTAGATATCCTGCTGGTCAATCCTCCGACGCCCGA
The window above is part of the Candidatus Roseilinea sp. genome. Proteins encoded here:
- a CDS encoding orotate phosphoribosyltransferase, yielding MTDHLSLINDLFDIGCVKFGQFKLKSGLTSPIYIDLRLLVSHPPVLKRVAQAMAGMISQFSILHSRFDRLAAIPYAGLPIGVAVALETGRPLIYPRREAKDYGTGRLIEGEYRPGETVLLVDDLITRGTAKLEALQPLREAGLIVNDVLVVIDREQGGREELAQQGIRLHAVFTLSEMLDGLARSGRLEAHRRDEVLTWLRSAQ
- a CDS encoding dihydroorotate dehydrogenase — encoded protein: MTAVTQAHVRAQTDAARIPESNLQLAVTLCGVRFPNPTVLASGILGLSEQVFVRLAQAGVGGITTKSCSLKPRAGWPNPTIVNWGAGLINAIGLSNPGVEVMVEEIRAAKQLLAPYGVPIIASIFANTIYDFGVLARYISEAEPDLIEVNISCPNLDAQHEEMFSSNAYVSAQVTRIVKRNTDRPVVMKLSPNVEDIATIAISVANAGADAICAINSLGPGLVLDIETAQPVLANGTGGVSGPAIRPIAVRCVRDICQALKRAGLKTPVIGTGGVTTARDAIEMILVGATCVGIGSAVYRGLGVFDEVTTGIVDYMARHDYRCVEEFRGKALR
- a CDS encoding transferase encodes the protein MGQVRLYLSRQADSIGRYIWEQFWQALVGWVPTIAGVALRAALYRLILRMDGLAAIENNVRLRFASRIRLGRGSYLDQGVYIHACPNGVEIGEGTYVMHGSVLHVYNFRNLPNSGIWIGKNSLIGEMNVIRGQGGVHIGNRVYTSPLCQIIAVNHVFDDPARPFVEQGITAEGIVIEDDVWIGSGAVILDGVRVGKGAVVAAGAVVTRDVPPHTVVGGVPAKVIKEITPEAAKIAQATRTARVYQS
- a CDS encoding glycosyl transferase: MGAASISLDAVARSVIPATPAAQPQHKLSVIIPAYNEEDGIAEIVERVLAIEPALKKVGVDALELIVVDDGSKDRTADIVRRYSGVRLIQHQVNRNYGGALKTGFHHATGDLLAFLDADSTYPPEYFPQMCKAVLDGADMCVGSRMAGERNDSPKIRQIGNFLFAQLVSLISNTRVTDVASGQRVFRRDVLPLLYPLPDGLNFTPAMSTRALHENLKVVEVAVPHHERSGRSKLGVVRDGVRFLNAIVWTALTYNPARILGAIGLAGIASALVVALVLTAQRLMGVTQLGPWGVFAVFSGLTLGVAGVSVFTLGMMFNYLVSLFHKRPIRQGIFGKPLFKTPLDRQFWWMGGAMVVVGVALAFVALALGLSSSGPAGSNRQWFWMLSSSMIFLVGVQLIVSWVVMRVLEELARREGQVDADLAGNAVK